One window from the genome of Rariglobus hedericola encodes:
- the recD2 gene encoding SF1B family DNA helicase RecD2, with product MAVSPANSDNLTGVLERIIFFNEENHYTIAEFRPDSAEDKAAKVTITGPLPGVQCGETLHLRGSWTKHAQHGDQFKIDSFRSELPSSVYGIRKYLGSGLVEGIGKVYANKIVDAFGTSTFRVLSEESGKLHDVPGIGKKRASAIKKAWDDQRAFRELYIFLQTYGVTTGQCVKLINKYGGDAKRILMEEPYRVAREIDGIGFKTADRIAINLGYANDAPPRLDAGLLYAMETLQEEGHTAILEAGLIDYAAPLLETEARYLEARINALVETKQLVRHAPAGVAAPLPGSSLIQLPVNDRAEQKIAATITRLGKTGSGLPPIKTDAAVEWAEQKAGFTFADQQRVGLKNALVSKISILTGGPGTGKTTILRALVDILKAKKIRVHLAAPTGRAAQRLAETTGGFASTIHRLLKYDPSKGGFVANEHQPLATDFLIVDEASMLDTRLAAALLQAVPSRAHLLLVGDIDQLPSVGAGNVLKDLIATEHVPVTRLNVIYRQKGQSQIVTTAHAINAGEPGLPPSVNEVAAAQAWSDLTFIVADSAEDCIRKTIQLCTEFIPAHYHWFNPINDVQILAPMHKGTAGVSNLNVQLQAALNPHSKGLRGPHGEYRPRDKVIQLRNNYDKNLFNGDIGVITAIDTETGTLTAKFDHDEHTFDRGEFGDLAPAYAISIHKSQGSEYPVVIVPLLKAHFMMLQRNLLYTAITRGKKKVFIVGEPAAYGMAVRANDARTRTTHLREKITGPAA from the coding sequence TTCTTCAACGAGGAAAATCATTACACCATCGCGGAGTTTCGTCCAGACTCAGCCGAGGACAAAGCCGCCAAGGTTACCATCACCGGGCCGCTTCCCGGCGTGCAATGCGGCGAGACGCTCCACTTGCGCGGCAGCTGGACCAAACACGCCCAGCACGGCGACCAATTTAAAATCGACTCCTTCCGCTCCGAGCTCCCGTCGAGCGTGTATGGCATCCGCAAATACCTCGGCTCCGGCCTCGTCGAGGGCATCGGCAAAGTTTACGCCAACAAGATCGTCGACGCCTTCGGCACCTCGACTTTCCGCGTGTTGAGCGAGGAATCCGGCAAACTCCACGACGTTCCCGGCATCGGTAAAAAACGCGCCTCCGCCATCAAGAAAGCCTGGGACGACCAGCGCGCCTTCCGCGAGCTCTACATCTTTCTCCAGACTTACGGCGTCACCACCGGCCAGTGCGTGAAGCTCATCAACAAATACGGTGGTGATGCCAAACGCATCCTGATGGAGGAGCCTTACCGCGTCGCCCGCGAAATCGACGGCATCGGCTTCAAGACCGCCGATCGCATCGCCATCAATCTCGGTTACGCCAACGACGCCCCGCCCCGCCTCGACGCCGGTCTGCTTTACGCGATGGAAACCCTCCAGGAGGAAGGCCACACTGCCATCCTCGAGGCCGGCCTCATCGACTACGCCGCCCCGCTCCTCGAAACCGAAGCACGCTACCTCGAAGCCCGCATCAACGCCCTCGTCGAAACCAAACAGCTCGTCCGCCACGCCCCCGCCGGCGTCGCCGCCCCGCTCCCCGGTTCGTCCCTTATCCAGCTGCCCGTCAACGACCGCGCCGAACAAAAAATCGCCGCCACCATCACCCGCCTCGGCAAAACCGGCAGCGGACTCCCCCCGATCAAGACCGATGCCGCCGTCGAATGGGCCGAGCAAAAAGCCGGCTTCACCTTCGCCGACCAGCAGCGCGTCGGCCTCAAAAATGCCCTCGTCTCCAAAATCTCGATACTCACCGGCGGTCCGGGAACGGGTAAAACCACCATCCTCCGCGCCCTCGTCGATATTCTGAAAGCCAAGAAAATCCGCGTGCACCTCGCCGCACCCACCGGCCGCGCCGCGCAACGCCTTGCCGAGACGACCGGCGGCTTCGCGTCCACCATCCACCGCCTCCTCAAATACGATCCGTCCAAAGGCGGTTTTGTTGCCAACGAGCACCAGCCCCTCGCCACCGATTTCCTCATCGTGGACGAGGCCTCGATGCTCGACACGCGCCTCGCCGCCGCCCTTCTGCAAGCCGTCCCGTCCCGCGCCCACCTGCTCCTCGTGGGTGACATCGACCAGCTCCCGTCCGTCGGCGCCGGTAACGTCCTAAAGGACTTGATCGCCACGGAGCACGTCCCCGTCACGCGCCTCAACGTCATCTACCGTCAGAAGGGCCAGAGCCAGATCGTCACCACCGCGCACGCCATCAACGCCGGCGAACCCGGCCTCCCCCCGTCAGTCAACGAGGTCGCCGCCGCCCAGGCCTGGTCCGATCTCACGTTCATCGTCGCCGACTCCGCCGAGGACTGCATCCGCAAAACCATCCAGCTCTGCACCGAGTTCATCCCCGCGCATTATCATTGGTTCAATCCGATCAACGACGTGCAGATCCTCGCCCCGATGCACAAGGGCACCGCCGGCGTGAGCAACTTGAACGTCCAGCTCCAGGCCGCGCTCAACCCGCACAGCAAGGGCCTGCGCGGCCCGCACGGTGAATATCGTCCGCGTGACAAGGTCATCCAGCTGCGCAACAACTACGACAAAAACCTCTTCAACGGCGACATCGGCGTGATCACCGCCATCGACACCGAGACCGGCACCTTGACCGCGAAGTTCGACCACGACGAACACACCTTCGATCGCGGCGAATTCGGCGACCTCGCCCCCGCCTACGCCATCAGCATCCATAAATCCCAGGGCTCCGAATACCCCGTCGTCATCGTGCCGCTGCTCAAAGCGCACTTCATGATGCTCCAGCGCAACCTGCTCTACACCGCGATCACCCGCGGCAAGAAAAAGGTCTTCATCGTCGGCGAACCCGCCGCCTACGGCATGGCCGTCCGCGCCAACGACGCCCGGACCCGCACGACCCACCTGCGCGAAAAAATCACCGGTCCCGCCGCGTAA
- a CDS encoding M16 family metallopeptidase, which translates to MITPRLFLCALLLPVLAARAADTPAPVTAEGFKYVKTLGGISEYTLDANGLQVLVLPDHSAPVVTFMVTYRVGSRNEVTGTTGATHLLEHLMFKGTPNFNREKGNSVDQLLERVGAVYNATTWLDRTNYYANLGKDHLDAYVAIESDRMRNLWLRDSDRKPEMTVVRNEFEIGENNPIQALDKEISAAAYVAHPYHHSTIGWRSDIENVPIEKLKQFYDTFYWPDNATVTVIGDVDPAAALAIVKKHYGAIPKSPSPIPQVYTEEPAQSGPRRVTVKRAGQLGVVGIAYKTPAARHADTPALQVLGSILSSGKNSRLYRALTDKNLTTGVSVDTGFFHDPSLATIYASLAPSAQHAEVEKIALAEVATLKKDGVTQAEVDSAISQLIASSAYARDGAFAIASNLNEFISSGDWTLYVTIDEAIKKVTAADVKRVANEYFDEDQSTTGWFIPVLPPEAAAQ; encoded by the coding sequence ATGATCACACCTCGCCTGTTTCTGTGCGCCTTGCTGCTGCCGGTTCTTGCCGCCCGCGCCGCCGACACCCCCGCCCCCGTCACTGCTGAAGGCTTCAAGTATGTGAAGACCCTCGGCGGCATCTCCGAATACACGCTCGATGCCAACGGCCTCCAGGTCCTCGTCCTCCCCGATCACTCCGCGCCCGTGGTCACCTTCATGGTCACCTACCGCGTCGGCTCGCGCAACGAGGTCACCGGCACTACTGGCGCGACCCACCTCCTCGAGCACCTAATGTTCAAGGGCACGCCCAACTTTAATCGCGAGAAGGGCAACAGCGTTGATCAACTCCTCGAGCGCGTCGGCGCCGTTTACAACGCCACGACATGGCTCGATCGCACCAACTACTACGCGAATCTCGGCAAGGACCACCTCGATGCCTACGTCGCCATCGAGTCCGACCGCATGCGCAACCTCTGGCTGCGCGACTCCGACCGCAAACCCGAGATGACCGTCGTGCGCAACGAATTCGAGATCGGTGAAAACAATCCCATCCAGGCCCTCGACAAGGAAATATCCGCCGCCGCCTACGTCGCACATCCGTATCACCACTCCACCATCGGCTGGCGCAGCGACATCGAGAATGTGCCCATCGAAAAACTGAAACAGTTCTACGACACCTTCTACTGGCCCGACAACGCCACTGTCACCGTCATCGGTGATGTCGATCCCGCCGCCGCCCTCGCGATCGTCAAAAAACATTACGGCGCCATCCCGAAGTCCCCCTCGCCCATCCCGCAGGTTTACACCGAGGAGCCCGCGCAATCCGGCCCGCGCCGCGTCACCGTCAAACGCGCCGGCCAGCTCGGCGTCGTCGGCATCGCCTACAAAACCCCTGCCGCCCGCCATGCCGACACCCCCGCCCTTCAGGTCCTCGGCTCCATCCTCTCATCGGGTAAAAACAGCCGCCTCTACCGCGCCCTCACCGACAAAAATCTCACCACCGGCGTGAGCGTTGACACGGGCTTTTTCCACGATCCGTCCCTCGCCACGATCTACGCCAGCCTCGCTCCCAGCGCCCAGCACGCCGAGGTCGAAAAAATCGCCCTCGCCGAAGTCGCTACGCTCAAAAAAGACGGCGTCACCCAAGCCGAGGTAGATTCCGCCATCAGCCAGTTGATCGCGTCCTCCGCCTACGCCCGCGACGGCGCGTTCGCCATCGCCAGCAACCTCAACGAATTCATCTCCAGCGGCGACTGGACGCTCTACGTCACCATCGACGAGGCCATTAAGAAGGTCACTGCGGCCGACGTGAAACGCGTAGCCAACGAATACTTCGACGAAGACCAAAGCACCACCGGCTGGTTCATCCCCGTGCTCCCGCCCGAAGCCGCCGCCCAGTAA
- a CDS encoding M16 family metallopeptidase: MKRTSPFSVLRLLSSVTAVLCLLASAPLARAAIADHVVRSTIAGVDVVAYKTGVQDVVTFRGSLPAGDSFSPAENLAIATLTGGMLDKGTTTQDKFAIAQKLDAVGAELTFAVDDTMLVFSGKCLSKDVPLVISLLAEQLRSPAFSEEEFTKLKKQIAGRLQRALEQTGYRAGQAFAASVYPPGHPNYEPSTDAFLAALNTATVADLRAFHAKYYGPAELTLVAVGDVDIDALKADVTKAFAGWSGGVKHPDYPRIATEKDFERDQTVFMADKPNVSVILGQASGLRYTDPDALPLRVATTILGSGFTGRLMATVRDQEGLTYGIGARIGNDTFTEGDWRIIANFAPDLLEKGLASTRRELKSWYEQGVTSAEVDRTKTNLAGSFQVGLATTDGLAGAILTTIHRGYPLGWLDDYTNNLNAVTLDQVNAAIKKHLNPDNFVLIKAGSVPTIAK, encoded by the coding sequence ATGAAACGCACTTCTCCGTTCTCCGTCCTCCGTCTTCTGTCCTCAGTCACAGCCGTCCTCTGTCTGCTGGCCTCCGCTCCGCTCGCCCGCGCGGCCATCGCCGACCACGTCGTGCGCAGCACCATCGCCGGAGTCGATGTCGTCGCCTACAAAACCGGCGTGCAGGATGTCGTCACCTTCCGCGGCTCGCTCCCCGCCGGTGATTCGTTTTCACCGGCCGAAAACCTCGCCATCGCCACCCTCACCGGCGGCATGCTGGACAAGGGAACAACCACGCAGGACAAATTCGCCATCGCGCAAAAACTCGACGCCGTCGGCGCCGAACTCACGTTTGCCGTGGACGACACCATGCTCGTATTCAGCGGCAAGTGCCTGAGCAAAGACGTCCCGCTCGTCATCAGCCTGCTCGCCGAACAACTCCGCTCGCCCGCGTTTTCCGAAGAGGAATTCACCAAGCTCAAGAAACAGATCGCCGGCCGTCTCCAGCGCGCGCTCGAACAAACCGGCTACCGCGCCGGCCAGGCCTTCGCCGCCTCGGTGTATCCGCCTGGCCACCCCAACTACGAGCCGTCCACCGACGCCTTTCTCGCCGCGCTCAATACCGCAACCGTGGCGGATCTCCGCGCCTTCCACGCCAAATACTACGGTCCGGCCGAACTCACGCTCGTCGCTGTCGGCGATGTCGACATCGATGCCCTCAAGGCCGACGTCACCAAAGCCTTTGCCGGTTGGTCCGGCGGTGTGAAGCACCCCGACTATCCGCGCATCGCAACCGAAAAGGATTTCGAGCGCGACCAGACCGTGTTCATGGCCGACAAGCCCAACGTGAGCGTGATCCTCGGCCAGGCCAGCGGGCTCCGCTACACGGATCCCGATGCCCTGCCCCTGCGCGTCGCCACGACGATTCTCGGCAGTGGTTTCACCGGTCGCCTCATGGCCACGGTGCGCGATCAGGAAGGCCTCACCTACGGCATCGGCGCACGCATCGGCAACGACACCTTTACCGAAGGCGACTGGCGCATCATCGCCAACTTCGCGCCCGATCTCCTCGAAAAAGGTCTCGCCTCCACCCGCCGCGAATTGAAGTCGTGGTATGAACAGGGCGTGACCTCCGCCGAAGTCGACCGCACCAAGACCAACCTCGCCGGCAGCTTCCAGGTCGGCCTCGCCACGACCGACGGCCTCGCCGGCGCGATCCTCACTACGATCCACCGCGGCTACCCGCTCGGCTGGCTCGACGACTACACCAACAACCTCAACGCCGTGACGCTCGACCAGGTCAACGCCGCCATAAAAAAACACCTGAACCCCGACAACTTCGTCCTCATCAAAGCCGGCTCCGTCCCGACGATCGCGAAGTAA
- a CDS encoding FAD-dependent oxidoreductase, which yields MSSTPVLGFYEEPARTLPVIAECDVLVVGGGPGGIGAAVSAARNGANTILVERFGSFGGTWTAGILSAIMPYPYVKGIFAEVVRAWQERGGWNEGHWGAHDGWGGGGTYDSEVAKVALDRLVVDSGVTPLFFAQAAAVIREGNRVRGVIIESKEGRQVILAKMVIDSSGDGDVSVMAGVPADKGRESDGGVQPMTMIFKMTGVDDERAVASKQADPDFAKAWQAAKARGEITVPREDVLAGRNPKPGEWNFNTTRIVGKDATKLRDVTDAMVEARRQVAEVAAFMRKNIPGFENAVVSETAPHIGVRESRRIRGDYTVSTKDIVEVTPFEDCIACGNWFIDIHSPTGEGTERVYPPEGKWYGVPYRTIRAQGVDNLLIASRCVDSSHEAHAAIRITPQVMAIGEGAGAAAALCVKLGLKSTRDLDAKLLRETLRKQGAFV from the coding sequence ATGAGTTCCACCCCTGTCCTTGGTTTTTACGAAGAGCCTGCGCGCACGTTGCCCGTCATCGCCGAGTGCGATGTGCTGGTCGTTGGCGGCGGCCCCGGCGGCATCGGAGCGGCGGTCTCGGCCGCGCGCAATGGCGCGAACACGATCCTCGTCGAGCGCTTCGGCAGCTTTGGCGGCACGTGGACTGCGGGGATCCTGAGCGCGATCATGCCTTATCCGTATGTGAAGGGCATTTTCGCGGAAGTCGTGCGCGCTTGGCAGGAGCGCGGCGGTTGGAATGAAGGACACTGGGGCGCACACGACGGTTGGGGTGGCGGCGGCACCTACGACAGCGAAGTGGCCAAGGTTGCGCTCGACCGGCTGGTCGTGGATTCGGGAGTGACGCCGTTGTTCTTTGCGCAGGCGGCGGCGGTCATCCGCGAGGGCAACCGTGTTCGCGGCGTGATTATCGAATCGAAGGAGGGCCGTCAGGTCATCCTCGCGAAGATGGTGATCGATTCTTCGGGTGACGGTGATGTCAGCGTGATGGCCGGCGTGCCGGCGGACAAAGGCCGTGAGAGCGACGGCGGCGTGCAGCCGATGACGATGATCTTCAAAATGACCGGCGTCGACGACGAGCGAGCGGTGGCTTCGAAGCAGGCCGATCCCGATTTTGCCAAAGCGTGGCAGGCGGCGAAGGCGCGCGGCGAAATCACCGTGCCGCGCGAAGACGTGCTGGCCGGTCGCAACCCGAAGCCGGGCGAATGGAATTTCAACACGACGCGCATCGTGGGCAAGGATGCGACGAAGCTGCGCGATGTGACCGATGCGATGGTCGAGGCGCGCCGCCAGGTGGCGGAGGTCGCCGCGTTTATGCGCAAGAATATCCCGGGCTTTGAAAATGCCGTGGTGTCCGAGACCGCGCCGCACATCGGCGTGCGTGAATCGCGGCGTATCCGTGGAGATTATACGGTCTCCACAAAGGACATCGTCGAGGTGACGCCGTTCGAGGACTGCATTGCCTGCGGCAACTGGTTCATCGACATCCACAGCCCCACGGGTGAAGGCACGGAGCGCGTGTATCCGCCCGAAGGTAAATGGTATGGCGTGCCCTACCGCACGATTCGTGCGCAAGGTGTGGACAACCTCCTGATTGCCTCGCGCTGCGTGGACAGTTCGCACGAGGCGCATGCCGCGATCCGCATCACCCCGCAGGTGATGGCGATCGGCGAAGGCGCGGGCGCGGCGGCGGCGCTGTGCGTGAAGCTGGGCCTGAAATCGACGCGCGACCTCGATGCGAAATTGTTGCGTGAAACGCTCCGTAAGCAGGGCGCGTTTGTCTGA
- a CDS encoding helix-turn-helix domain-containing protein: protein MPPAASAPSTLTFEDWSFLHTRLLWCYEGEVDAPNQHRFSQRNQLSAWWIQAGAVTVKRGRDTWTARAGEWMFCGPHPLHQNFSPGARILSINFKLEWPSGDSLVEQIVVASAAGHPALGKAARSLLRFISRCFPGIVTALQPQSVKLTDFFETQQLFAAWTQAYLKTVLAAGVVPARMGGLDPRVLEALRHLDRHDWRTPFREKNLAATAGLSAGHLDRLFVQQLGLTPRAYLQKRRLESATATLADSAVPAKKIAYDLGFSSASHFSHWLRRATGKSPRQVRIGTT from the coding sequence ATGCCGCCCGCCGCGTCCGCGCCATCCACACTCACCTTTGAAGACTGGTCGTTCCTGCACACCCGGCTGCTCTGGTGCTACGAAGGCGAAGTCGATGCGCCCAACCAACACCGGTTTTCCCAGCGCAACCAACTCTCCGCGTGGTGGATTCAAGCCGGCGCGGTCACCGTCAAACGCGGTCGTGACACTTGGACCGCGCGCGCCGGGGAATGGATGTTTTGCGGCCCGCATCCGCTGCACCAGAACTTTTCTCCCGGCGCCCGCATTCTCTCGATCAACTTCAAGCTCGAGTGGCCGTCCGGCGATTCTCTGGTCGAGCAGATCGTCGTGGCCTCCGCCGCCGGCCACCCCGCCCTCGGCAAAGCCGCCCGCTCGCTGTTGCGCTTCATCAGTCGCTGCTTCCCCGGCATCGTCACCGCGCTTCAGCCGCAGTCCGTTAAGCTCACGGACTTCTTTGAAACCCAACAGCTCTTCGCCGCCTGGACCCAGGCCTATCTGAAAACCGTGCTGGCCGCCGGCGTCGTGCCCGCGCGCATGGGCGGCCTTGATCCGCGCGTGCTCGAAGCCCTCCGCCACCTCGACCGCCACGACTGGCGCACGCCCTTCCGTGAAAAAAACCTCGCTGCCACCGCCGGCCTGAGCGCCGGCCATCTCGACCGGTTGTTCGTGCAACAACTCGGCCTCACCCCGCGCGCCTACCTGCAAAAACGCCGCCTCGAATCCGCCACCGCCACCCTCGCCGACTCCGCCGTCCCCGCCAAAAAAATTGCCTACGACCTCGGGTTTTCGTCGGCCTCGCACTTTTCGCACTGGCTGCGTCGCGCCACCGGAAAATCCCCCCGCCAGGTGCGCATCGGCACGACTTGA
- the panB gene encoding 3-methyl-2-oxobutanoate hydroxymethyltransferase, with translation MKSVLEFKARKGKGRISMSTAYAHWEARLLADSPVDCVLVGDSVATVVDGEATTFAATPEIMARHTAAVARGLAGSKFLITDFPFLAARKGIAAAVECASLLMRAGAHAVKIEGIDGHEDVIRHLVQSGVPVIGHLGLTPQSVHALGGYKVQGKTDATAADLLRQAQAVEAAGASGLVLECVPTDVAREITEALTIPVIGIGAGPHTDGQVLVFHDMLGLNTGFNAKFVRHFADGNKVMGHGLASYAKAVADGSFPSKKESY, from the coding sequence ATGAAGTCCGTCCTCGAATTCAAGGCCCGCAAGGGCAAGGGCCGTATCAGCATGTCCACCGCCTACGCGCACTGGGAAGCCCGGCTCCTCGCCGACTCGCCTGTCGATTGCGTGCTGGTCGGCGACAGCGTCGCCACCGTCGTGGACGGTGAAGCCACCACGTTTGCCGCCACGCCCGAGATCATGGCGCGCCACACCGCCGCCGTGGCCCGCGGGCTAGCCGGTTCCAAGTTTCTCATCACGGACTTCCCTTTCCTCGCCGCGCGCAAAGGCATCGCCGCCGCCGTCGAGTGCGCCTCGCTGCTCATGCGCGCCGGTGCCCACGCCGTGAAGATCGAGGGCATCGACGGACACGAGGACGTCATCCGCCACCTCGTGCAATCCGGCGTGCCGGTCATCGGTCATCTCGGCCTCACCCCGCAATCCGTCCACGCCCTCGGCGGCTACAAAGTTCAGGGCAAGACCGACGCCACCGCCGCCGATCTGCTGCGTCAGGCGCAGGCGGTCGAAGCCGCCGGTGCGTCCGGCCTCGTCCTCGAATGCGTGCCGACGGATGTCGCCCGCGAAATCACCGAAGCCCTCACGATTCCCGTGATCGGCATCGGCGCCGGCCCGCACACCGACGGACAAGTGCTCGTGTTCCACGACATGCTCGGCCTGAACACCGGCTTCAACGCGAAGTTCGTCCGCCATTTCGCCGACGGGAATAAAGTCATGGGCCACGGGCTCGCATCCTACGCCAAGGCCGTCGCCGACGGCTCCTTCCCGAGCAAAAAAGAATCTTACTGA
- a CDS encoding flavoprotein, producing MTTARKPRLLFLLTGSISCYKACFAISRLVQAGIEVRTVATPSALKFVGGATLEGLTGHPVASDLWESGKAMDHINLARWADLALVAPATANTINRLSSGLSDDLVGSLFLAWEIQKKPWWIAPAMNVAMFNHPLTQASLKKLTDTGVRVLPTGSGALACGEEGEGRLIEPEQLLAQVLAELGSKIA from the coding sequence ATGACCACCGCCCGCAAGCCCCGCCTGCTCTTCCTGCTCACCGGCTCGATCTCGTGCTACAAGGCGTGCTTCGCGATTTCGCGGCTCGTGCAGGCCGGCATCGAGGTGCGCACGGTCGCCACACCTTCGGCGCTAAAATTTGTCGGTGGCGCCACGCTCGAAGGCCTCACTGGTCATCCCGTCGCCAGCGATCTCTGGGAGTCCGGCAAGGCGATGGACCACATCAACCTCGCCCGTTGGGCCGACCTCGCGCTCGTCGCACCTGCGACCGCGAACACCATCAACCGCCTCTCTTCCGGCCTGTCCGACGACCTCGTCGGCAGCCTTTTCCTCGCGTGGGAAATCCAGAAGAAGCCCTGGTGGATCGCCCCCGCAATGAACGTCGCGATGTTCAACCATCCGCTCACGCAGGCCTCGCTCAAAAAACTCACCGACACCGGTGTGCGCGTGCTGCCCACCGGCTCCGGCGCCCTCGCCTGCGGTGAAGAAGGCGAAGGCCGACTGATCGAGCCCGAGCAACTTCTCGCCCAAGTCCTAGCGGAACTCGGTTCGAAAATTGCCTGA
- a CDS encoding phosphopantothenoylcysteine decarboxylase → MRILITSGATREPIDAVRFLSNVSTGRTGALLADALTAHGHVVTLLHGEAAVRAQHVAASESFSSTTDLQSQLRRLLGTGNFDAVIHAAAVSDYRPSETRDGKMSSYATEITLRLVPTPKLLPELKQCAPHPIKVIGFKLTAGADTEARSIAVSKLFAAGTVDAVIHNDMDDLATGDSRPFSGWRAGTHTPEPLAGIDALTAWLHAFVSV, encoded by the coding sequence GTGCGCATTCTCATCACGTCCGGCGCGACTCGCGAGCCGATCGACGCGGTTCGTTTCCTTTCCAACGTAAGCACCGGCCGCACCGGCGCACTGCTCGCCGACGCTCTCACAGCACACGGCCATGTCGTGACGTTGCTCCACGGCGAAGCCGCCGTCCGCGCGCAACACGTCGCGGCCTCCGAGTCGTTCTCATCGACCACCGATCTCCAGTCGCAACTCCGCCGTCTTCTCGGCACGGGCAACTTCGACGCCGTGATCCACGCCGCCGCGGTGTCTGATTATCGTCCGTCCGAGACGCGCGACGGCAAGATGTCGTCCTACGCCACCGAGATCACCTTGCGCCTCGTGCCGACGCCCAAACTCCTCCCCGAGCTTAAGCAGTGCGCGCCGCATCCCATCAAGGTCATCGGCTTCAAACTCACCGCCGGCGCCGACACCGAGGCGCGCTCAATCGCCGTTTCGAAGCTCTTCGCCGCCGGCACGGTCGACGCCGTCATCCACAACGACATGGACGACCTTGCCACCGGCGACTCGCGCCCGTTCTCCGGCTGGCGCGCCGGCACGCATACGCCCGAACCGCTAGCCGGCATCGATGCGCTGACCGCGTGGCTGCACGCATTTGTCAGCGTCTGA
- a CDS encoding acetylxylan esterase, which yields MITLPRRFALRCLAPLFLVSQLWLSAAPVPTIVPDKAAGVYTPGETVSWTVNLKSEAGVPAPDLVYKIKKDGEVVVSEGKLDLSAGPVVLSSSRADAGVLIIQVMPPEKYALPLAVGGAIYAPDKIKPAAPEPADFDAFWKSKLAELAKVPVKPVLEKIPDAKNTAGVDYYKVTLDNIRGTKVRGQLARPSAEGKYPALLVVQFAGVYALDQNTVVSDAKSGWLTLNISAHDLPIDESPEFYKNLKDGALKNYIYIGSEDRETSYFLRMFLGCARAAEYLASRPDWDGKTLIVTGASQGGLQAFATAALSPKVTGLMAVVPAGCDNYAPRAGRAFGWPYWLSTWGPRDRDMKKVETTAGYFDGINFAARVKVPSLVAYGLADETSRPTGVAAAINVLKGTKEALILPLSNHHGTGGAQNAYFSRAAQWKKAVLTGKTLPPAAQ from the coding sequence ATGATCACGTTACCCCGTCGGTTTGCTCTGCGTTGCCTCGCTCCGCTCTTTCTCGTCAGCCAGCTGTGGCTCTCGGCCGCGCCCGTTCCGACCATCGTGCCCGACAAGGCTGCAGGCGTTTACACACCTGGTGAAACCGTTTCCTGGACGGTCAATTTAAAGAGTGAAGCCGGTGTGCCGGCGCCGGATTTAGTCTACAAAATCAAGAAGGACGGCGAGGTGGTCGTTTCCGAAGGCAAGCTCGACCTGAGCGCCGGGCCGGTGGTGTTGTCCTCCAGTCGTGCCGATGCCGGCGTGCTCATCATTCAGGTGATGCCGCCCGAAAAATACGCGCTTCCACTTGCGGTGGGCGGGGCGATTTACGCACCGGATAAAATCAAGCCCGCCGCGCCCGAGCCGGCGGACTTCGATGCATTCTGGAAGTCAAAGCTGGCCGAGCTGGCCAAGGTTCCGGTCAAGCCCGTGCTCGAGAAAATACCCGACGCGAAAAACACCGCGGGCGTCGATTATTACAAGGTCACGCTCGACAACATTCGCGGCACCAAGGTGCGCGGACAGCTCGCGCGCCCCTCGGCCGAGGGTAAATATCCCGCGCTGCTCGTCGTCCAGTTCGCCGGCGTTTACGCTCTGGATCAGAACACTGTCGTTTCCGACGCGAAGTCGGGCTGGTTGACGCTGAACATCAGCGCGCACGATCTGCCGATCGACGAATCGCCCGAGTTCTACAAAAACCTGAAGGACGGTGCGCTGAAGAACTACATCTACATTGGCAGCGAGGATCGCGAGACGTCCTACTTCCTGCGCATGTTTCTCGGTTGCGCGCGCGCGGCTGAATACCTGGCTTCACGTCCCGACTGGGATGGAAAAACACTGATTGTCACCGGTGCTTCGCAAGGCGGCCTTCAAGCTTTCGCGACAGCCGCGCTTTCGCCCAAGGTCACCGGACTCATGGCTGTAGTGCCCGCAGGCTGTGACAATTATGCTCCTCGGGCCGGCCGTGCGTTTGGCTGGCCGTATTGGTTATCCACCTGGGGACCGCGGGATCGCGACATGAAGAAAGTCGAAACCACCGCTGGTTATTTTGACGGCATTAATTTTGCGGCACGTGTGAAGGTCCCTTCGCTCGTCGCGTATGGTCTGGCTGATGAAACCTCGCGGCCCACCGGCGTCGCGGCGGCGATCAATGTGCTGAAAGGCACGAAGGAAGCGTTGATCCTGCCGCTCTCCAATCACCATGGAACTGGCGGCGCGCAGAACGCCTATTTCAGCCGGGCGGCCCAGTGGAAAAAAGCGGTGCTCACGGGCAAGACCCTGCCGCCCGCCGCGCAATAA